GCGGCCCGACAGCAGGGCGACGATGGCAGCTGCGGCCACCTTGCCGTGCTGGTTGGCCATGTGGCCGGACTTGGGCATCAGCGGCGCGATCTGCAGCGCGTCGCCCAGCACATGGACGTTTCTGGCGGCGCTTGATTCCATGGTCAGCCAGTCCACCTCGCACCAGCGCTGGTTGGCCGTGGCCAGGCCGGCGCCATGCGCGATATCGCCGGCGCGCTGCGGCGGCACCACGTTCAGCACATCGGCCTTGACGTCATCGTTGAAGTCGAACTTCAGCGTATTGGTGGCCGCATCGACATCGATGGTGCTGTGCTTGGGCCGGTACTCGATGATGCCCTGGTAGCGCTCGGCCCAGGCCTTCTTGAACAGCGGGCCCTTGGAGGTCACGTCATCGTTGGCGTCCAGGATCAGCACCTTGGAGCGCGGCTTGGCCGTCTTGAAGTAGTGCGCCACCTGGCAAGCGCGCTCGTACGGCCCGGGCGGGCAGCGATACGGCGCCAGCGGAATGGACAGCGCATACACGCCGCCATCGGGCATGGCTTCGAGCTGGCGGCGCAGTGCCACGGTCTGCGCGCCGGCCTTCCAGGAGTGCAGCACCTTGTCCTGGGCGCCGGGCTTCTTCATGCCCGGCAGGGCATCCCACATGAAATCCACGCCGGGCGAGACCACCAGCCGGTCGTAGGACAGCGTGCTGCCGCCGGCCAGGCGCACCTGGCGCTTGTCCACGTCGATGGCGGCGGCGCTGTCGCGCACGATCTTCACGCCGTGGCGGCGCGTCAGATTGTCGTAGGACACGGTGATGTCGGCCATCTGCCTGCTGCCGCCCAGCACCAGGTTGGAGATCGGGCAGGAGATGAAGCTTGCATTGGGCTCGACCAGGGTGACCTCGATGCCCCCCTCAGACCACATGCGGATGTACTTGGCCGCCGTGGCGCCGCCATAGCCGCCCCCGATGACCACCACCTTGCCCCCGGCGCCGCCGGCGGCCCCCGTGGATGCGCAGCCGGCACTCAGGCCCAGAGCGCCAATGGCCGATGCAGCCGAGCCGGCGCGGATGAATTGACGACGATCCATCATGGTTGTGCTCCCTGTGCTCATTTCTTCTGTGCGGCAAACCAGCCGGCGATCGCGTCGAGCTGCTCGTCGCTGTAGCCCTTGCTGAGCTGGTGC
This portion of the Melaminivora jejuensis genome encodes:
- a CDS encoding NAD(P)/FAD-dependent oxidoreductase, whose protein sequence is MDRRQFIRAGSAASAIGALGLSAGCASTGAAGGAGGKVVVIGGGYGGATAAKYIRMWSEGGIEVTLVEPNASFISCPISNLVLGGSRQMADITVSYDNLTRRHGVKIVRDSAAAIDVDKRQVRLAGGSTLSYDRLVVSPGVDFMWDALPGMKKPGAQDKVLHSWKAGAQTVALRRQLEAMPDGGVYALSIPLAPYRCPPGPYERACQVAHYFKTAKPRSKVLILDANDDVTSKGPLFKKAWAERYQGIIEYRPKHSTIDVDAATNTLKFDFNDDVKADVLNVVPPQRAGDIAHGAGLATANQRWCEVDWLTMESSAARNVHVLGDALQIAPLMPKSGHMANQHGKVAAAAIVALLSGREPGKLPIYNNTCYSFVSDTDVVHVASVHRYDAEKKTMLAVPGSGGVSAAASELEGRYAMAWAHNIWADSLM